TTGCGCCAATCATTGCGCCCGGTAACACTCAAGGTAATTCAAAAAGAAAACATGACAAATTCGTATATTCAATAATTTGCGAGTAACGATTTTTTACCAAATAAGTTGGCACGTTATGTTACACGTAACATGCAAGTATTTAGGTAAAATGTTtgagaaaaagaacaaaaaaagtaGTGGTACTATTATAGTAGTTAATATTTACGTAATTTGACATTTCGCTACAGTTTGAAGATGTCGGATACAGTATTAAGCTGCAAACACCAAAGGGAGGCTGTGTTGCTTCACATGAGGCAACACCAACACGCACTGTACTCAACGGAGTGAGTGGAATCGTTCGACCCGGTGAGCTACTCGCAATGTTGGGGCCATCCGGCAGCGGCAAGACCACTCTCTTGACCGCCCTGGGTGGCCGCTTGCCGAATAAAATCTCCGGCAAGATAACATACAATGGCCAAAATTTCTCAAGCTCCATGAAGCACAACACCGGCTTCGTGACGCAAGATGACGTCTTGTACCCTCACCTCACTGTTCTTGAGACCCTAACCTACACAGCCTTGCTAAGGCTGCCCAAGCAGCTCACGAAGGAAGAGAAAATAGAGCAAGCTGAGACGGTGATAATGGAGCTCGGGTTGAACCGGTGCCGTGATAGTATAATTGGTGGGCCTTTACTACGTGGCGTTTCAGGTGGTGAGCGAAAACGGGTCAGTATCGGGCAGGAGATGCTTGTCAACCCGAGCCTTTTGCTTTTGGATGAGCCCACttctgggctcgactccaccacaGCCCAGCGTATCATTGTCACGTTGCGGCAGTTGGCCCGTGGTGGGCGGACGGTGATCACCACCATCCATCAGCCGTCAAGCAGGCTGTATAGGATGTTTGATAAAGTGGTGGTGTTGTCGGACGGGTGCCCAATTTATAGCGGACATGCAGGTCGGGTCATGGATTATTTTGGGTCCATTGGATACGAGGCCGGGTTCAATTTCATCAACCCGGCTGATTTTATGCTTGATCTTGCTAACGGTACGAAATTTATTCTCTCATTATTAgctttggtttttagtttctaATATCACTATTTTAATTCTCTAgcaatttttaatttcatttgatAAACATGCATTTTTAATTATCTAAGAAAATTAGAGAATTTGACGTGttatcaaaacaaaattttacttTACGAATAGTAAATTTGATTGACGACATTTAATCGACATACCAGACGGTGAGAACAAAACATCACTCACCTTTAAAGATGTTCCTAATTTAGTACCTACTAGTCTTAGTACATGTCAACCTCACGACTCACCCACAAGTCACAAACTAAACATGATTATGCAAGTTTGTGGAGCTTTTAGCACTTAATCGTTCGGGTAAGAATCCATTTTTTTCACAACAATATTAGTGCGTTGAGTTAGTGGTCCACAAAGAAAAAGGCTTCATAGCACTGACGGCCCCGTGAATAGAATAGAAGGCAAAGGCAGACCACATCCCTTTTAGTCGATCGCACTTTGAAAGCCGAGAAAAATTGAAGGGAATCTCTCAACTCACCACTCATTCTCAGAGAAGGAGGGGGCTCAAATGGACATATGGACTTAGTTGCCAACCCTAAAGCCTAAGACCAAAATTAGGTTTCATACTTTTTAATCCCATCAAACACCAAAGACAATGCTACAACCTTAAGGCATAGAGAAGTACTTGCATGACAAGATATCCCCGGCCACGTGAAGTCTTCTGCCAATAATATAAGGATATGTGGTCATTGTTTTATTGGCAAGAAGTATGACCGTCACAGTAAACTTGTACCATACAAGTTGTTATCCTATGCATGAACAAACTTGTACAATCTGATTTGACCCTCATCCGAAAATTTTTGTTTTGCATCCTTTTCTTTTAATTCTAACAAATTAGTTACCACCTGAAATTGATGGGACGGTGGACTAATTACCATGGGTATTGGGTTGTGGATGAGGAAGAGAACTTACAAGCAACTTGAACTTCAAAGATATAGTGTTATCCCAAACCAATTACATTGACGTTCAAGTTGCATGTGAGTTTGATGAGACAAAATGAAACACAAAATGGACTTTATATCACCACTAACCATCAAGAAATATAAACATAGTGGGGTATACATTGTTTTCTTTGTCTgaaatttaattcttttttctaGGATGATTGGCATTAATAATTGTACTATGTTTCAGGTACCACAATTTTGaccattttaattaaaattttcttggatttttttttacaagcaGGTATACCACCTGATGCTAAACAAGATGAGCAAGTAGAGTATAGTGGCAGATTAGACCACCAAGAAGAGCAAAACACAACCAAGCAGTTCTTAATATCTTCCTATAAAATGAATCTATACCCTGCATTGAAGATAGAGATTCAGCAAACTCAGAAAGACACAGTTGTTTCTTCTTCAAGAACACCATCATCCAGAGGTAACTTTCAATAGAACAGTAACTCTCTCTAGCTAGGTGCTAAATCACTCTTTGATTTGAACTGTTTTTTAACTGGATTTTCAGCTGGAAATTCATTTGTGCTATGTATGTTATGTAGGTAGAGTAAATTATCAATGGACCACCAGCTGGTGGGaggaatttagggttttgctGGAAAGGGGTTTAAAAGAGAGGAAGCATGAATCTTTCTCAGGCTTAAAGATTTTCCAAGTCATGTCAGTTTCAATTCTTTCCGGTCTTTTATGGTGGCATTCTGACATTTCACATATACAAGATCAGGTACTCTAATTTCCTCTCATCTCTGCTCGTATGGTAATAAAttcgttttcagttttcagtaactagttttcattttttatttcctttaaaATGAAATCTGATTTCAAAACCAGGCTAGTTTTGGACTTATATTAAAAAGCAATACTAATCAAGTAGCTTGAACAGGTGggacttcttttcttcttctccatatTTTGGGGTTTCTTCCCTCTATCCAACGCCATATTTTCATTCCCTATGGAAAGACCAATGCTGATAAAAGAACGTTCCTCGGGCATGTACCGTCTCTCATCCTATTACTTTGCGCGAACTGTCGGTGATTTGCCAATGGAGCTTGTGCTCCCAACAGTCTTTATAACGATAAGCTATTGGATGGGGGGTCTCAAGCCTTCACTGCTCACATTTGCACTAACCCTCTTCGTTGTTCTTTACAATGTGCTAGTCTCTCAAGGCCTAGGGCTAGCACTAGGAGCCATTCTAATGAATGTGAAGCAAGGCACAACTCTGGCTTCTGTGACAATGCTGGTGTTTTTACTTGTCGGTGGATATTACATTCAGCACATTCCGCCCTTCATAGCTTGGTTGAAGTACGCTTCCTTCAGCCACTACTGCTACAAGCTTCTCGTGGGAGTGCAGTACTCGGCACATGAGGTTTATGAGTGTGAGATGGGGATGCATTGTAGGGTGATTGACTTTCCTGGTATTAAGTGTGTAGGTCTTGATAATATGTGGATAGATGTGGCTGCATTGGCTGTGATGATGGTGGGATATAGGTTTTTGGCTTATGTGGCATTGAGGATGGGGCAACCTCACTGACTTCCTTGAATCTTGACGATGATAGATCAGAAACTGACATGCAGCGTTGCAGCTAGAGAATTTGATGACGTACGTTCGGATCTCCAATTCTATCGAATAATTGAAGGTTTTGAATTGATATTGTGAACCAAGACTTCATGCATGCTGGATGGAGAAATTGTAATTAATTGTATTCCTTCACAGGGAAATTGATATGATGTTAATGTTATTAATTGTTaggtttttttataaaaaaaaattgaaattaaatttgCTGATAACATGCCTCATTCCATTAGAATGTGAAACAACGGAACTGTTAAATAACTAGAGAGAATTTCAGTATGTGACAGTGACATGTCTTTGTAAAATTTTCAGTCAAAACTATCCGTCTCTTCTTAATTTCCTAACTCCCATGCCCTTGCCCTCAATGTTATTGCCAAAGTTCTAACTTATGATCCTAATCCATGCTCAAAAATAGCAAAgggtgaaaatttgaaaatgtgaataaattagacGATTTACTAGTAAAGATCCATCAAATGAAGCTGGTGAGATAAAAAAACAAAGGTATGAAAGGGTCCGAATCAAAACTTTCTCAACCCCACAAATATACGTCTTCATTATCCGGAGCTCAGTTGCTAAAACTTGCAGGCTGTATACCAGTTTTTCTGGGGGCTGCAACATGGATTTACTTGAACCGGCTTGGACTTGTTTTGGTGAAGTAACCAAGCAAATCATGTTTTAGCAACTGATCAAATTTCAGAAGTAGTTACCTAAATGCAACAGACAGTTCTGCAGTGCTGCAAATGGTGTTCTGGTAAAACGTTGCATTTCCTGAGCTGGCTGGCTTTTACTTGCTTTAATACAGTAAAAAGTTCTGCAATATTTTCTTCAATGctgaaaaattgaaattgtAAGTTGATTATCAAAGTACGCAATGAACTAACTGAATCTATTAAACAAGAAATACGGAATTGCCAAGAAGGCTACATGAGTTAAAGAGGTTACATCTTGACTAAGTTGTTTCCATAGAGTTACAAAGTATATATGGAAAATTAACCTAATCCTAATAAGCAAGGAAGCGAAACCATTATACTAATGGGTTAGgcccaaaaaaccaaacattaaaataaacctaaatactatATAATATTTTACAACACACAATTATTGGATTGCAatttatatcaaaatttcaaatgagACGCAATCATGCATGTAGAGGAGTGCTAAAACGCTATAATCGGATGTTTTAGGGGAAAATTTAGTGCAGCATTTGGAATAATAAGAAAATCTGTTAGGCCACATGCATGGATTGATGCCTACATGATTTCTTTACAGAAAGTGGATGTACTTCTCAGTAGGTTTAAGCAAACCGAAATCAACTAGCTAACGATGTGCGCACTCGAATACGTATCCAATGATGTCATTTTAGATATGTCTCGATTAAGCATCCGATTCAGCACCATCTCCCAACAGGCCACCAGTCCATTTTTATTCCCTTTGCTCATGTGTTCACATCTCTGTACACCTTATATCTGCTTCTGTAGGATTCTAATTCCGTGTTACAATTACGAACTTCAACTATAAATTGGTTGAATCGTAGTAGAGCCAACACTTGAGTCCAGACGGGAAGCAAATACTTTATAAGATTAACAAAATCGAAATGGCATCACTCAAGGTCGAGAAACCTGTTGGCACTCAACCCTCTGCCGGGCAGGCCAAGAAAGAGCCTGCACCGAAAGCTAGTGGTTCCACGCCCAAAGCTCCGGCCTCCAAACCTGCCTCTAAGAAGGCTGAGACAAAGCCTAGGGAAACTAGGAAGAAGGTAAGCATGCCTAAATACACCCATACAATTTCATACTTATGCGGCAGTAAAATATGTGcttattaaaatcttaatttttttgtgaCGGATTTATCAGACAACAGGAAGCAAGCCTGCAGCCAAGAATTAGACTAAAGCAACGGCGTGAGGCGAGGAGTGCATGAAGATTCTAAATCACTGTGGTCTTCCATAGTTCATATATTCTGATAATACTATGTATCTCCTTTTAGGCTTGGCCTAATAAATAAAAGATACCGTTATTTTAGAGGAACTTTTGCTTGGTATTTGCTTAAACTAGTAAGAAATATTAATTTGTAAACACATGAGGCCTTCAGAAAGGCGTTCGTAAATCTGAATCATGGATTACACAACAAGAAGGCAAGAATTTGAAGATTCTGAGAAAGTTCAAGTGTTTAATCATATGAAAAATAATCGATAGGTTCTGTGTATGTGCACGTTTTCACCATCCGGAACCTCCATAGAGAACCTGTCGTTTCCTTTCTAATATTACAGtgttttaagttaatttaaaCAACTTTGACCACAAAAAGGAGGAAAGGAAAACATATCAAGAACTCAAGTTTCTTGGTAAATAAGGTTTGAtaatgttataaaaaaaaatgataattcaTAAGAAAAATGCTCATGTTGAAAGCAAAACATTAAACCTTGATCTATTATGAAATAACGCTAAACCTGAACCGAAAAAAGAAATAATGCTAAAGAGAGAATCTGATAAAAGTGAAATAGATAGAAGACTTATAAGATTATGGGGCGTTAAATTTGCGAACTTGATGCATCAGATGATCAGACAATACGAGAGACTGCAAATTGCAATGCTCTATAAGTTGTACTGCAAACATGCAACCAAGCTGGATTGTTCCGTTTCTAGTTGGCTAAAGATCATCTGCGCACATACCGGCCTGTTCTCTGATAAAATCAAATACATATATGCAACCCCATAAGTTACAAGatcaatgcaaaaaaaaaaaaaaaaaaacaggaaagAAGAATAACAAGGACCTTCTTCATTCATAGCCAGTTAAGAGTCAAAGAAGAAAGACATAACTAACACCATTTCAGAAGGACTTAACTAACTCCATTTCTACAAATCATACAAAATGATCTTTTCTCATGAAAAATGAACTTAAGATAGTTTAAAAATAAGCATGTATCTCAGCTCGGCCCTTACAGAATATCGGATAATACTGTCACCATCGCCCACATTTACAATTTAAAACTTAGGCGTAGCCAAGTTGGCTAGGACAGTGTGCCCCCTTTGCACCCACAATTCGAATTCCCTTCCTCATCCTTCAGATTAGATTAAAATATTGCCGAATAATGTATATTACTCTTTCGACATGGTTGTACATATAATGTCACATTCACAGACATGCACAGACAGCAGTACAGAGCAAAACCCACATCAGTTTTTCTATTTTGCCGGTGGATGTGATTTTTGAGCCCGAAGACTGGTCTTCAACATTTGGTTATCTGAATGTTCGGATATTTAAGTGCACATAATTTCATAGTCTCATGGATCGCACTAGGAGCAATGGAACGCGGTAGTTTTCGTGATTTTCTAGCGTATTTTTCACTCCCAAATCCACTTCCATTGTATAATGAAATTGTTAGGATAAAATTGGCTATTCCTAAACAAAACGCCTGAGTATGTAATCTTAGACTAGTGTTTGTTTTCAGTTGTAATTGATTTAGTCTAAGTTTGTGTCACGTGCTCTCGATCACAAAATGGCAAGCGTTTTCAAAGACATCTACTCAGGTAAATTTGGCATGCATATTCATATAGTCTAAGTTTGCATTCAATGGGCCATTAAATTTGGCATGCATATTCATAAAGAAAAATTTAGTTTTGTTCATTGGTTTTTCATTGTGCTTCAATTGAAATCAATTATGAAAATATGCCTTGTGATTTTCATAACTGgttgattttcaaaatcatttcatttcatacATTCTGCATGATCGCGTTAGTATCTGCAAAGTTCGAGGAGAAGATGATTGACGGCCGCGTTAGTGTCGTGCTATTTTCACTTGAATGCTGAGAAGATATCGAGTAGCAAAGCGCGGAGACAAAACTGCCTACTAGTATGTgtgtctagttgatgagttttgtaagtctttATGTACTCATTTCTCTTAGTGTTTGTCCTGGTTTGGGAGCCCGAGGATTTTCCCAGTGGTGGATTTTGCCTCGTTAAATCCTACATCATGTGTGCACTTTTTATTTATCGTTTTAATTTCATATGAGTATGATAGTTTGATATGTGATATGAATGTGGATTTAATTTGAGAACTGaaaattgaattggatttttaaattggaaCCTATTCACCCCCTCTAGGTTAAACTAGTACCCATCCTAGAACTTTCAGAAATTCCAGAAGACCCCAAAAGTCTAAGAATCACAAACTTATTTCCGAAAAGAAGCGTATAATTATGTTCGTGATCGCATGTTATTCGTTTAAAACGTCATTCACCCATTTGGCGAAATTTGATGTCTCTCATAATTTCAGTATATATAATCAAGCAATAAGTAAGCAAAAGCATCTGATGCCAACACAGCCTTCAAGTGCCAGCTCTCAGCCATTTTTTCCAGTACCAGTTATTCCATTCTTTTAAAAACACCACTATCCCTTCGCCACCTTGTATCATAACTTGTTATTCTAATTCCTTTTTTACGGTGGTGAACCGCAGTTATAAAAAGGGGAGGTTCAGAAGCAGCCTATAGTCATAATCGCGCAATAAATTTTTCGTATCTTTGAGAAACCAGAATTTAGAGAAGTATGGCATCCATGAAGGCTAAAGTGCAACTCGGCAGCCAACTGTCCGGACAGGGCAAGAAAGAACCTGCAGTTGCCAAGGCTGGTGATGGCGGAGCCAAAGCACCGGCATCTAAGGCCGCCCCAAAGAAAGCTGCAGCCGCACCGAAGGCTCCCGCACCCAAGAAGGTATATACACAAGTTATCAGTTATTTTCACAAACACCGTGGCTTCATATTCTCGCATTTCAGTCACCTCCTTGCCTCGTTAATTTGGTTTCACTAACTGATGACTGATGATAACTGACAGGGTAAAGACGGCAAAGCTGCAGCAAAGAAGTGACCAAAGCATACAGAAAAAGAGAACGATTTCTTTTCGTTTTCTCATGGTAACTTTGATCTAATCCATGTAAAGCCATCCCAATGAAATAAAAACTCACGTTTAGCTATAGACTACTGGTCTTGTCTATAAACTATTTCACTtcaaatcacaaaatatgattTGCTAATTAATACTTTGGTATGAACAATAACAAGGGCAAGAAAATATTTGATGTGAGACATGAGAATAGGGTAAACTTTAAGGTTGCACAAAAAATAAGGGGTAAAAACTTCACCTGTCATTAACGATTATGTACAAAATGGATACAGTCGATCACAAAGAAACTCAAGGGAGAGTTGATAAATGAGACAAAAATTGGCTAGAATGGGCTGACACGGTGAGCCAACTTCAACATGCACTCAGGTACAAGGCGCCTTCTTGGAGGAGCCACTGCATCTTTGGCAAGAGCCTCTGAATCACCTTCATGAATGATAGCTACTAAATCTTCAAACATATCGTCTCTACCACCACGCATTGGATCCTGGATAAACACATCCACCGAATATGTTTAATATACGAGACTCTTCtcttttttagtgtgttttttccTTCTTGGGGAGAGGGTTTTACGGAACAGGCAAATCAGAAAAGAAGTGTCTTTAATGCTCCTTTACCTGAAGAAACAAATCCGTGTGAGTCTTCCCTTCATAAAGAATCGATCTAGCTGTCACTCCAAGTCTCTGAAGAGTTTCTGCAAAACTCTTGCTGCACAGAGAACATGGTTGTCAAAGCCTGTGAGCATAGGAACCATATTCTGAATAGTATGTTTTCCATTCTAATATACTATTAAGCGATATTAAACTTAAATACTGAACTataagaatttaatttaattctgAAGAGCCAGCTATACAGATTCGCACTATTTCTATTGGaatcaaataattcatttcAGGGGAAATGTATACCTGGCATCTGATGGTATTGAGTAATCTGCAGTAccatgaaataaaataataggaGGTAGGAGAGAAACAGCATTTCTAACGTTTGGGTCCTGAATCATGAGTTCTGGAGAGAAACGTTGCAATGATTGTTCTCCTTCCATTATGCTGTGAGAGGTTTTGGAGTCATAAAAATTTAATGCAATTCGGGATAAAAATATGAAACTACAAGAGTATATATGTATGATCAACTTCCTCGGAGAGCAAGAAGGTCCTTACCCTAAAAAGATTGAACGGTATAGACCTCTGTGGTGGAAGTGATCCACtaagttaagcaaattgtatctGTTTGAGCATGTCAGAATGAGAAGACTAAGTGAACACAGAAACATCACAACCaacaaaaatacataaaagAGAACAGCAGGTGAATTCAGCAAAATCGGATCGTGGATAATGCCTCTCACATTGATAACTTAAAATCAAtaattattcattttaatcAAAACATTTGTCACCTATAACTTTAATAACTATAATCATCTTAGACTGTCATTACCCTCCAGACAGACCAAAGTAAGCCTTTATCTGGGAGACACTCCAAGAAGAGCTCTCTCCTTCGCCCGCCTCCTTAATTGCCTGGTCAATGAGGGTGCAGGCACCAATATGTGCACCAGCAGACTGTCCCATCAGATAAACCCTGCACAAACATAGCATTAGCTACTAGAATTGCCTCCACGACAGAAAAAATGATACAAAAATAAGAAcatattttattacctattcGGGTCGCCTCCATAATCAGCAATATGATTGCACACAAATGAGATGCCTTGAGAAGCATCCTTTACCATGTCACTGATAGTACCCTGAGGGAAATTTCTGCATGAAGATGCCATGTCAACTAGTTTTTTACCGAGACGCTCAAATCTCCATATATTTAGAAAGGAACTTCAGCAGAACAGAGTTTCATTTAGACACATGATATCAGTTATTTGTAGTATGTGTGCTTGCTTGAAGTTTATATTCACCTATAATCTATACACGCCACTATGATGTCTCTTTCTGATAACTGTTGTCCCAAAAGAGAACCCCATGCTTTGTAACTGCATTAGCAAAAACGTGTTAAGAATAGATAAGCAGTAATCTATTGTGAAAAGAAGGCAACTAAGACCATAtttgaacaaacaaacaaaaaatatgacATTGAATCTACAATTCAGGCATAAGGAACAACAGAACTCAGAAAAGTAAACTCTCAGCTCCACTGCTTCAGATTGACATTCCGAAAACCAACAGAAATGTAAACTGCCAAGGAGCAACATcactcacccaataatccaggCTCCACCAGTTACAAATGCAATGACTGGCTTCGGCCCATCACTATTTTTGGGTAGATACAGATCTAGCCTGCAGAACAAAACTTCAGGCATTAATGCTGCAACACAAATGAATATTGTCCCAAAAACATACAAAAAACTTTATGATATTCGTATCCTACCTATTTCTTGGTTGATCACCATAAACTATACCTCTGCGAACCTGACgggagaagaaataataataGCCAACTTCAAAAAGAAGGGTGGGTTAGTCATGCTTCCCTGAGTCCTCTATGTCACGGTCATGATAATGCCTACAAATTTAATGTACGAAACGGACCCTAAAAAACATGTACAATGTCTAAAAGGTATGCAAGAGGTCAAGCATATATGTACGAAAGTAACAAACCTTGAATAAAACCTGGCATAAGTAAAAATGAATAGCAACCAAGGGCAAGAAATCTTGTAATCCATCTGTAGCCTACCCTGAATAAAAATATACGATCAGGAAGCATCCAACCACACGGATAAGTTTTATAAAGAATATCGAAGAAACAGtacaatacatatatatagttgAAATTCCAAATACCATGTAACACAACAAATCGTCTTTCGTTCTACAAAATACAAAACAGAAGTGACTTCTGAAACCAAATCTTCTCTCTTTCTAATGTGAAATGTTTAGGACGAAATTTTTTATAGGTTGTCCCATTTAAGTATTTCCAAGTTTCCAACCAGTTTACACTCTTTCCATTTTGCACGATTTAGGTTGTCTCTTTGTTACAACCTTATCAACGTTCTTCCAACACTCATTAGTGTTGTTCTTATGTGAGCGTAATCGTTAGACGGTCGAGTTTCCCTAGTTACATGAACGTAAAAAGACTCTATCTGATGTCCCAATTTTCCAATCAATAATTCCAGTATTAGTTTTCATCTAAATTTCCCCCAAAATATAATtccttaattaaaattttatcttcTGAAGATTTTCATCTCAACCCAACACCTTTAATCCAATTTCATGGGAGATCCACCTTTAATCCAATTTTCCAATCAATAATTCCAGTATTAGTTTACCAGGTCACTTCAAAAGACACCATTTTTACAGCTCTAACTAATTTGGGACTAAAATTTAAGTCCCTTGAATTCCAATCCAAATGACAATATGGGTACTCAAAAACATCCAAAAACAGTTAaatcatcaaatccaaacacaaGAAAGCGGAGAAATTTTGAATACCCAAGATATTTTAACAGCTTCAAACTCAACCGGGTGACCAAGAACGTCTCGGCAGCAGCGTGCTGCACATCGCCGGCCAAGGTGTGGCGGCTGCCCTCATCGGAGTGGGAAGAAAGGGAGCTGTCGCTGGCGCTCCGGCGCCGCCGCTGCTGGTGATTGTTGGGAGCGGCAGCGGAAGTGTTGGTGTAGCTGGAGACCCTGGGGAGGAGTTGGTTCACAGGCGTGTTCTTTTCTTCATCCTCGAAATTCGAGCACAACAGAAGCCGGGTTGACGGGTCGTCCTGTGCTTCTTTGAGTAGCGATTTCTGTGGAGGAGGGTGATACGTTATGGGCAGAATCTGTTGGGATGGcattttctagagagagaaattgtttctagagagagaatatATGGCAGCAAATATTGATGAGCTATGTGAATAACCGTAACAACTGACTGTTTGCTTTTCTGGGTTTTAATTGGGAAGTGTGGAAATCTGGGGAATTGTCGGATATGGAGATCCAAGAGGAAATGGGAGAGAAGTGTTAAAATCTGCAGAGTCTTCAGTCGGTTGGTACGCAGAAGCAAACCAGAGGGGAGAGAGGGAGCAAGTTGGGGTTGTGCAGGCCAGTTGTGTGTTGCCACGTGGGTTGCTGTTATATTCTGAATAGCAACTAAGAAAAGAGATCTTCTTCGGATTTATTTATGCAGCCGACGTCCACGAATTTATGCAGCCGACGTCCAC
The nucleotide sequence above comes from Malus sylvestris chromosome 16, drMalSylv7.2, whole genome shotgun sequence. Encoded proteins:
- the LOC126607495 gene encoding probable isoprenylcysteine alpha-carbonyl methylesterase ICMEL1 isoform X2, with the protein product MPSQQILPITYHPPPQKSLLKEAQDDPSTRLLLCSNFEDEEKNTPVNQLLPRVSSYTNTSAAAPNNHQQRRRRSASDSSLSSHSDEGSRHTLAGDVQHAAAETFLVTRLSLKLLKYLGVGYRWITRFLALGCYSFLLMPGFIQVGYYYFFSRQVRRGIVYGDQPRNRLDLYLPKNSDGPKPVIAFVTGGAWIIGYKAWGSLLGQQLSERDIIVACIDYRNFPQGTISDMVKDASQGISFVCNHIADYGGDPNRVYLMGQSAGAHIGACTLIDQAIKEAGEGESSSWSVSQIKAYFGLSGGYNLLNLVDHFHHRGLYRSIFLGIMEGEQSLQRFSPELMIQDPNVRNAVSLLPPIILFHGTADYSIPSDASKSFAETLQRLGVTARSILYEGKTHTDLFLQDPMRGGRDDMFEDLVAIIHEGDSEALAKDAVAPPRRRLVPECMLKLAHRVSPF
- the LOC126607495 gene encoding probable isoprenylcysteine alpha-carbonyl methylesterase ICMEL1 isoform X1 is translated as MPSQQILPITYHPPPQKSLLKEAQDDPSTRLLLCSNFEDEEKNTPVNQLLPRVSSYTNTSAAAPNNHQQRRRRSASDSSLSSHSDEGSRHTLAGDVQHAAAETFLVTRLSLKLLKYLGVGYRWITRFLALGCYSFLLMPGFIQVGYYYFFSRQVRRGIVYGDQPRNRLDLYLPKNSDGPKPVIAFVTGGAWIIGYKAWGSLLGQQLSERDIIVACIDYSSFLNIWRFERLGKKLVDMASSCRNFPQGTISDMVKDASQGISFVCNHIADYGGDPNRVYLMGQSAGAHIGACTLIDQAIKEAGEGESSSWSVSQIKAYFGLSGGYNLLNLVDHFHHRGLYRSIFLGIMEGEQSLQRFSPELMIQDPNVRNAVSLLPPIILFHGTADYSIPSDASKSFAETLQRLGVTARSILYEGKTHTDLFLQDPMRGGRDDMFEDLVAIIHEGDSEALAKDAVAPPRRRLVPECMLKLAHRVSPF
- the LOC126607493 gene encoding ABC transporter G family member 21-like, producing the protein MIPLGQETSMTNTPPNILLSNLNRPDQNGLVHAEPSASSRTNVSPCLGDDMTDQPQPTSHRASILRQSLRPVTLKFEDVGYSIKLQTPKGGCVASHEATPTRTVLNGVSGIVRPGELLAMLGPSGSGKTTLLTALGGRLPNKISGKITYNGQNFSSSMKHNTGFVTQDDVLYPHLTVLETLTYTALLRLPKQLTKEEKIEQAETVIMELGLNRCRDSIIGGPLLRGVSGGERKRVSIGQEMLVNPSLLLLDEPTSGLDSTTAQRIIVTLRQLARGGRTVITTIHQPSSRLYRMFDKVVVLSDGCPIYSGHAGRVMDYFGSIGYEAGFNFINPADFMLDLANGIPPDAKQDEQVEYSGRLDHQEEQNTTKQFLISSYKMNLYPALKIEIQQTQKDTVVSSSRTPSSRGRVNYQWTTSWWEEFRVLLERGLKERKHESFSGLKIFQVMSVSILSGLLWWHSDISHIQDQVGLLFFFSIFWGFFPLSNAIFSFPMERPMLIKERSSGMYRLSSYYFARTVGDLPMELVLPTVFITISYWMGGLKPSLLTFALTLFVVLYNVLVSQGLGLALGAILMNVKQGTTLASVTMLVFLLVGGYYIQHIPPFIAWLKYASFSHYCYKLLVGVQYSAHEVYECEMGMHCRVIDFPGIKCVGLDNMWIDVAALAVMMVGYRFLAYVALRMGQPH